In Candidatus Nitrosotenuis uzonensis, one DNA window encodes the following:
- a CDS encoding aminotransferase class I/II-fold pyridoxal phosphate-dependent enzyme produces the protein MKVSKKVAGVEYAIRDIVLAARQVEKQGKKITYLNIGDPVQYGFQPPENVKEAMIKSIKSGFNYYASSEGLPELREAIAKKESSKGLSVGPDDILVTNGVSEALDMVMSSIIEEGDEVLLPGPYYPPYASYVRLHGGIPVEFAVDLKNSTPDIADIRKKITKKTVAICLISPNNPTGAVFSEKSLKNIVDIANEHDLYVICDEIYDQIVFDEKFTGIGKVSSDSPIILLNGFSKVHLMSGWRIGYIGFNQSEKLRPLRENLPKLARVRISTNLPVQYAALESLRGPQGYVNEFVSELKKRRDFVVKRLNSIPGLSCTSPKGAFYAFPKIENNRYSSDQEFVMELLKTTGVLTVHGSGFGTQYGSGHFRLVFLPDMNTLDFALNEIEKFSTAN, from the coding sequence TTGAAGGTCTCAAAAAAAGTAGCCGGAGTGGAATATGCAATCAGAGATATCGTGCTTGCGGCAAGGCAGGTCGAAAAACAAGGAAAGAAAATCACCTACCTTAACATAGGAGACCCTGTCCAGTACGGCTTCCAGCCGCCAGAGAACGTAAAGGAAGCTATGATAAAATCAATCAAATCAGGATTCAATTATTACGCATCATCAGAAGGACTGCCTGAGCTGAGAGAGGCAATCGCAAAAAAAGAAAGCTCAAAAGGTCTCTCAGTCGGCCCAGATGACATCCTTGTGACAAACGGCGTCTCAGAAGCACTTGATATGGTAATGTCATCTATAATAGAGGAAGGAGACGAGGTGCTGCTCCCAGGACCATACTATCCGCCATACGCATCATATGTGAGGCTGCATGGCGGCATACCGGTAGAATTTGCAGTAGATCTGAAAAACTCCACACCCGACATTGCGGATATACGAAAAAAGATAACAAAAAAGACAGTTGCCATATGCCTTATCTCTCCTAACAACCCGACGGGAGCGGTATTTTCAGAAAAATCGCTCAAAAATATAGTTGATATTGCAAACGAGCACGACCTGTATGTCATATGTGATGAAATATACGATCAGATAGTATTTGATGAAAAGTTCACCGGAATAGGCAAGGTATCGAGCGACTCGCCAATAATACTGCTAAACGGATTTTCCAAGGTGCACCTGATGTCCGGCTGGAGAATAGGATACATTGGATTCAACCAATCCGAGAAGCTAAGGCCGTTGCGCGAGAACCTTCCTAAACTAGCGCGAGTGAGAATATCGACAAACCTGCCAGTCCAGTATGCCGCACTGGAATCACTGCGAGGCCCGCAAGGATACGTCAATGAATTTGTATCGGAGCTGAAAAAAAGACGCGACTTTGTGGTAAAAAGACTAAACTCTATTCCAGGACTATCATGTACCAGCCCAAAGGGTGCATTCTATGCTTTTCCGAAAATAGAAAATAACAGGTATTCCTCGGATCAGGAATTTGTCATGGAGTTATTAAAAACGACCGGCGTTCTTACCGTTCACGGCTCTGGATTTGGAACGCAGTATGGCAGTGGCCACTTTAGGTTGGTGTTTCTTCCGGATATGAACACACTTGACTTTGCATTAAATGAAATAGAAAAGTTCAGTACTGCCAACTAG
- a CDS encoding type II toxin-antitoxin system PemK/MazF family toxin, which produces MASEISFEQDQILLIAFPFSDLSKMKQRPVLVFSNKIHNYISSDFVCCDITSNLDNYSILLERGCSGRKDSKTSRIKFSKIFTLEKSLVVKELGRVKNEKFNQVRKSLSELV; this is translated from the coding sequence ATGGCATCTGAGATAAGCTTTGAGCAGGACCAGATACTGTTAATTGCTTTTCCGTTTAGCGATTTATCCAAGATGAAACAACGGCCAGTTTTGGTCTTTTCAAATAAAATTCACAATTATATATCAAGTGATTTTGTATGTTGTGATATTACTTCAAATCTTGACAATTATTCTATTCTTCTTGAGAGGGGATGTTCTGGACGGAAAGATTCCAAGACGTCACGAATAAAATTCAGCAAGATATTCACGCTTGAAAAATCGCTTGTTGTAAAAGAGCTAGGCAGAGTAAAGAATGAAAAGTTTAACCAAGTAAGAAAATCATTGTCGGAATTGGTGTGA
- a CDS encoding PqqD family peptide modification chaperone translates to MPAITAEQIRESLTKCMDPEIPLNIVEMGLVYGIDISESNDVHIKMTMTTQGCPLHQTLVSDVTRYAKKVPGVNNVKVDIVWDPPWTLDKMSDVARAKLKSFSSRGNPAPIDYETALPQGVGSLIQQEDGGMVLANEHNQGFMVNQAIVDFWRSCNGKRKITELVEIFAQKTGLQRNQVEKEVIQLIGQLRDGGLIVIPTPEAPNVQFKK, encoded by the coding sequence ATGCCAGCAATCACAGCAGAGCAAATCCGAGAATCGCTCACCAAGTGCATGGACCCTGAAATCCCGCTAAATATTGTAGAGATGGGGCTAGTCTATGGAATCGACATTTCAGAATCAAATGACGTGCACATCAAAATGACAATGACAACACAGGGCTGCCCGCTACACCAAACACTAGTATCAGATGTTACAAGGTATGCAAAAAAAGTCCCAGGTGTTAACAATGTCAAAGTCGATATAGTCTGGGATCCACCATGGACTCTTGATAAAATGTCGGATGTTGCAAGGGCAAAACTGAAAAGCTTTTCATCAAGGGGAAATCCTGCACCAATAGACTATGAGACTGCACTGCCACAGGGAGTAGGCTCTCTAATACAGCAGGAAGACGGCGGCATGGTCCTTGCAAACGAGCACAACCAGGGCTTTATGGTAAACCAGGCCATAGTTGACTTTTGGAGATCGTGTAACGGCAAGCGCAAAATAACAGAGCTTGTGGAAATTTTTGCCCAGAAAACAGGACTGCAAAGAAATCAGGTGGAAAAAGAAGTAATACAGCTGATTGGCCAGCTGCGCGACGGCGGCCTTATCGTGATACCAACGCCTGAGGCGCCAAACGTGCAGTTCAAAAAATAA
- a CDS encoding pyridoxamine 5'-phosphate oxidase family protein, with amino-acid sequence MFSREKFLKKQKVLRLATIDKKGNPHLVPVWYKYSAKKFYIGTSSKSQKARNVKVNKTVCFCVDDGIWHPIYGVMGVGKAKLILRKSKVKRVASSILLRYFKSLNLKSAKELLEQTDCIIEITPKKITSWQY; translated from the coding sequence ATGTTCAGTAGGGAAAAATTCCTTAAAAAACAAAAAGTGTTGCGCCTTGCAACCATAGATAAGAAAGGAAATCCTCACTTGGTTCCTGTCTGGTACAAGTATTCTGCAAAAAAGTTCTATATTGGTACCAGCTCCAAATCACAAAAGGCAAGAAATGTCAAAGTGAATAAAACAGTCTGCTTTTGTGTAGATGATGGAATATGGCACCCAATTTATGGTGTGATGGGTGTTGGTAAGGCAAAGCTGATTTTGAGAAAATCCAAGGTAAAAAGAGTAGCTAGTTCCATTTTATTGCGCTATTTTAAGAGCCTGAATTTAAAATCCGCAAAAGAATTGCTGGAACAGACTGATTGCATAATAGAGATAACGCCGAAAAAAATTACTAGTTGGCAGTACTGA
- the npdG gene encoding NADPH-dependent F420 reductase encodes MKIGIIGGTGGMGKGFALRWCKKHDILIGSRDAQRASDAAKEYSDVARQAFGNIGGAISGADNLSVAKQSDVLVLAIPYENIDSVCPELLANVRDSCIVISPIVPMVKTDTGFEFIPLKEGKQFAHQMVQKYMKNKQKLVSAFHVISEKKLVDPKFVLDYDIFVCGDEKESVDVVNSLILEIEGLRPIFLGPGALAYQAEIATPLLLNAMIKNKLKNPGIKIL; translated from the coding sequence TCATAGGCGGGACGGGCGGCATGGGAAAGGGCTTTGCTCTGCGCTGGTGCAAAAAGCACGATATTTTGATCGGCTCGCGTGACGCGCAAAGAGCATCTGATGCCGCAAAAGAATATTCTGATGTGGCAAGGCAAGCTTTTGGGAACATTGGCGGTGCGATATCAGGTGCTGACAACCTTTCTGTTGCAAAGCAAAGCGACGTTCTTGTTCTGGCAATACCATATGAGAATATTGATTCGGTGTGTCCTGAGCTGCTTGCAAATGTAAGAGATTCCTGTATTGTGATATCGCCCATAGTCCCGATGGTAAAGACCGATACAGGCTTTGAGTTCATACCGCTAAAAGAGGGAAAACAGTTTGCACACCAGATGGTGCAAAAATACATGAAAAACAAGCAAAAGTTGGTCTCTGCGTTTCATGTGATATCTGAGAAAAAGCTTGTCGATCCCAAGTTTGTTTTAGATTATGATATTTTCGTTTGCGGTGATGAGAAGGAATCAGTGGATGTAGTAAACTCGCTGATACTGGAAATTGAAGGACTGAGGCCGATATTTTTGGGTCCTGGCGCACTGGCATACCAGGCAGAGATTGCAACCCCGCTGCTTCTCAATGCCATGATAAAGAACAAGCTGAAAAATCCTGGAATTAAAATTCTCTAG
- the mtnA gene encoding S-methyl-5-thioribose-1-phosphate isomerase — MDNQPTIHSLLRTVDWKNNKVVMIDQTKLPNELVFVEYSDYNDVASAIRNLVVRGAPAIGVSGAFGLALASLQSTATTKEQLLSDLEKARKILFETRPTAVNLAWGLEQIMNAAKKGNTVQEIRDLIMNTAKQMAEDDIKINMTMGKHGSQLFNDNDTIMTHCNAGSLATVAYGTALGVIRATKEAGKNIKVIATETRPVQQGSRLTAFELKHDGFDVSLIPDTAVGYTMANKLVNKVVVGADRVLRTGHVYNKIGTYQVALMAKQHGIPFYVAAPLSTFDMKSNPEDVIIEQRKSTEVTQTGDKKTAPDGINVINPAFDMTPPELISGIITEAGVATAPYEESIQKLLEAKK, encoded by the coding sequence ATGGACAATCAACCCACAATTCATTCATTATTAAGAACGGTAGACTGGAAAAATAATAAAGTAGTAATGATCGATCAAACCAAATTACCAAACGAACTTGTTTTTGTAGAATACTCTGATTATAATGACGTAGCATCAGCAATCAGAAATTTGGTAGTAAGAGGCGCACCGGCAATTGGAGTTTCTGGTGCGTTTGGTCTTGCATTAGCATCTCTTCAAAGCACTGCTACAACAAAAGAACAACTCTTATCAGATCTTGAAAAAGCAAGAAAAATTCTCTTTGAGACAAGGCCTACTGCAGTTAATCTTGCATGGGGTCTTGAACAAATAATGAATGCGGCAAAAAAAGGTAATACTGTACAAGAAATCAGAGATCTGATAATGAATACTGCAAAACAAATGGCAGAAGATGACATCAAAATCAACATGACTATGGGAAAACATGGTTCACAACTATTCAACGACAATGACACTATAATGACACACTGCAACGCAGGATCTCTAGCTACTGTAGCATACGGAACTGCACTTGGAGTCATACGAGCAACAAAAGAAGCAGGAAAGAACATCAAAGTAATAGCAACAGAGACAAGACCTGTACAGCAAGGCTCAAGACTTACTGCGTTTGAGCTAAAGCATGACGGATTTGATGTCAGCCTGATTCCGGATACTGCCGTAGGCTATACGATGGCAAACAAGCTTGTAAACAAGGTTGTAGTGGGCGCAGACAGGGTACTCCGAACAGGACACGTATACAACAAAATCGGAACATACCAGGTAGCACTGATGGCAAAACAGCACGGAATCCCATTCTATGTGGCAGCCCCGCTCTCTACATTTGATATGAAAAGCAATCCCGAAGATGTCATAATAGAGCAAAGAAAATCCACGGAAGTGACCCAAACTGGAGACAAAAAGACAGCTCCTGATGGAATCAACGTGATAAATCCGGCCTTTGATATGACCCCCCCAGAATTAATTTCAGGGATAATCACGGAGGCAGGCGTGGCAACAGCACCATACGAAGAATCTATACAAAAGTTACTTGAAGCTAAGAAATAG